Proteins encoded together in one Bombiscardovia nodaiensis window:
- the aspS gene encoding aspartate--tRNA ligase, translating into MSQSAYRTHYATQVTEAEIGQEVTVAGWVDRRRDHGGVAFLDLRDRTGLVQVVVYDEELARPLRSEFVVEVKGEVRARPEGNDNEHLATGHIEIVAQTIKVLAKSDALPFQVSTALENESENKLPGEDIRLKYRYLDLRRPSMQHNIRLRAKMNAAARAALDQMDFCEIETPTLIKSTPEGARDFLVPARLVPGSWYALPQSPQLLKQLLMVAGFERYYQIARCYRDEDFRADRQPEFTQLDIEMSFASQEDVMAMAEQVIAAIWKAAGYEVKLPISRITWQDAMDKYGSDKPDLRFGNPIVEMTDYFKDTPFRVFQAPYVGAVVFKGGADQPRRQFDAWQEWARQRGAKGLAYVQFSGDGELKGPVAKNLSDAEREGLQAATGAQDGDAVFFAAGPRESSQLLLGAVRVEIARRQGLLKPDEFAMTWVVDFPLFKPTDDPDDDDVAVGHSKWTSMHHPFTMPSADWIDKFDQDPEHAMSDSYDIVCNGEEIGGGSVRIHRSDIQDRVLNVLGIGPDEAQEKFGFLLEAFKYGAPPHAGIAFGWDRVAQILTGAGSIRDVIAFPKSGGGQDPMTGAPAPIPPEQRAETGVDFDPEEDQE; encoded by the coding sequence ATGAGCCAGTCGGCGTATAGAACGCACTATGCCACCCAGGTGACAGAGGCAGAAATTGGGCAGGAAGTCACCGTTGCCGGGTGGGTAGACCGGCGCCGCGACCACGGTGGTGTGGCCTTCCTTGACTTGCGCGACCGCACTGGGCTGGTGCAGGTCGTGGTCTATGACGAGGAGCTGGCACGCCCCCTTCGCTCTGAATTTGTGGTAGAAGTCAAGGGCGAAGTTCGCGCCCGCCCCGAGGGCAACGACAACGAGCACCTGGCTACGGGCCATATCGAGATTGTGGCCCAGACTATCAAGGTCCTAGCCAAGTCTGACGCCCTGCCCTTCCAAGTGTCTACGGCCCTGGAGAACGAGTCGGAGAACAAGCTGCCCGGCGAGGATATTCGCTTGAAGTACCGCTACCTGGACCTGCGTCGTCCCTCTATGCAGCACAATATTCGCCTGCGGGCCAAGATGAACGCGGCCGCTCGTGCGGCGCTCGACCAGATGGACTTCTGCGAAATCGAGACCCCTACGCTCATCAAGTCCACCCCCGAGGGTGCCCGTGACTTCCTGGTGCCCGCCCGCCTGGTGCCGGGTTCCTGGTACGCGCTTCCGCAGTCCCCCCAGCTCTTGAAGCAGCTGCTGATGGTGGCCGGTTTTGAACGCTACTACCAGATTGCCCGCTGCTACCGGGATGAGGACTTCCGCGCCGACCGGCAGCCTGAATTTACCCAGCTCGATATTGAGATGTCCTTCGCCTCGCAAGAAGACGTGATGGCCATGGCCGAGCAGGTGATTGCTGCTATCTGGAAGGCCGCTGGCTACGAGGTCAAGCTTCCCATCAGCCGCATTACCTGGCAGGATGCCATGGATAAGTACGGCTCCGACAAGCCAGACTTGCGCTTCGGCAACCCCATTGTGGAGATGACTGACTACTTTAAGGACACGCCCTTCCGGGTCTTCCAGGCTCCATACGTGGGTGCTGTGGTCTTTAAGGGCGGTGCCGACCAGCCCCGTCGCCAGTTCGACGCCTGGCAGGAGTGGGCCCGGCAGCGGGGGGCTAAGGGCCTGGCCTATGTGCAGTTCTCCGGTGATGGCGAGCTCAAGGGTCCTGTGGCCAAGAACCTCTCCGACGCTGAGCGCGAAGGGCTCCAAGCTGCTACCGGCGCCCAGGACGGCGACGCTGTCTTCTTCGCGGCCGGTCCGCGCGAGTCCTCCCAGCTCCTCTTGGGTGCTGTGCGTGTAGAAATCGCCCGTCGGCAGGGCCTTTTGAAGCCCGACGAGTTCGCCATGACTTGGGTGGTGGACTTCCCCCTGTTCAAGCCTACAGACGATCCTGATGACGACGATGTGGCGGTGGGGCACTCCAAGTGGACCTCCATGCACCACCCGTTCACCATGCCCTCGGCAGACTGGATTGACAAGTTTGACCAAGACCCCGAGCACGCGATGAGTGACTCCTACGACATTGTGTGCAATGGCGAGGAAATTGGCGGTGGTTCGGTGCGTATTCACCGCTCCGACATTCAAGACCGGGTGCTCAACGTATTGGGTATTGGGCCTGATGAGGCCCAGGAGAAGTTCGGCTTCCTGCTGGAGGCCTTCAAGTATGGTGCTCCTCCTCACGCAGGCATCGCCTTCGGCTGGGACCGGGTGGCGCAAATTTTGACCGGCGCCGGTTCCATCCGAGACGTCATCGCCTTCCCCAAGTCTGGCGGCGGCCAGGATCCGATGACTGGTGCTCCGGCCCCCATTCCTCCCGAGCAGCGGGCGGAGACGGGCGTGGACTTCGATCCAGAAGAAGACCAGGAGTAA
- a CDS encoding DNA repair ATPase has translation MADETVTTPENISQSTHEPEQPSDQAAAASPASTPASKPSVPSPAAFAKKAPSIPPAVMAPTYKEEDLKAARAFGRVDDKGSVFVREGDQEREVGQFPDAANQEEALDLYAHRYLDLKEKLDLFAQRLKSSNIKAKEIDDSLKSLDEETQEPAVVGNIAALRAQLAELMNEGAAKKTQLDEERKVALDKAIAERTAIVEQAEALIAGLGDSTNWRQTADKLRSLFDQWQEHQRTSVRIDKKHADELWKRFSGTRSAFNQARRKWAQERDSSRSQARQIKESIISRANELKNSTDWGATSREFNQLMDQWKTAGRAGRKDDDSLWARFREAADVFFNARQADRDKMSSDEQDNLQRKEALLVKAEALLPVKDEAAAKQARQALAKIQEEWDQIGYVPRSDMRRIESRLDAVDRQIKTVEEAAWKKSDPEADARKSSFQTQLESQLAELDQQIAQASDPTKKQALEAEKATKEQWLKAIQ, from the coding sequence ATGGCCGACGAGACTGTCACCACACCCGAGAACATATCTCAATCTACCCATGAGCCTGAACAGCCCAGCGACCAGGCAGCAGCAGCCTCCCCGGCCTCGACACCTGCTAGCAAACCCAGCGTCCCCTCCCCTGCGGCCTTTGCTAAAAAGGCACCGAGCATCCCACCTGCGGTCATGGCACCCACCTACAAGGAGGAAGACCTCAAGGCCGCGCGGGCTTTTGGCCGTGTGGACGACAAGGGTTCCGTCTTTGTGCGCGAAGGCGACCAGGAGCGCGAAGTGGGGCAATTCCCCGACGCCGCCAACCAGGAAGAGGCCCTGGACCTGTACGCCCACCGCTACCTGGACTTGAAAGAAAAGTTGGATCTCTTTGCCCAAAGGCTCAAGTCCAGTAACATTAAGGCTAAGGAAATTGACGATTCCTTAAAGTCGCTGGATGAGGAGACCCAGGAGCCAGCCGTAGTCGGCAATATTGCCGCCTTGCGTGCCCAGCTCGCTGAGCTCATGAATGAGGGCGCAGCGAAAAAGACCCAGCTCGACGAAGAGCGCAAGGTTGCCCTCGACAAGGCCATCGCAGAGCGCACAGCGATTGTCGAACAAGCTGAGGCCCTGATTGCAGGCCTGGGCGACTCCACCAACTGGCGGCAGACAGCCGACAAGCTCCGCTCCCTCTTTGACCAGTGGCAGGAGCACCAGCGTACCAGCGTCCGCATTGACAAGAAACACGCCGACGAACTCTGGAAGCGGTTCTCGGGCACCCGCTCTGCCTTCAACCAGGCCAGGCGCAAGTGGGCCCAGGAGCGCGACAGCAGCCGTAGCCAGGCCCGGCAAATCAAAGAGAGCATCATCAGCCGAGCCAATGAGCTCAAGAACTCCACGGACTGGGGCGCTACCTCCCGTGAATTCAACCAGCTCATGGACCAGTGGAAGACTGCTGGTCGAGCCGGCCGCAAGGACGACGACAGTCTGTGGGCCCGCTTCCGCGAGGCAGCTGATGTCTTCTTCAACGCCCGTCAGGCCGACCGCGACAAGATGTCCAGCGATGAACAAGACAACTTGCAGCGTAAGGAGGCCCTGCTTGTCAAGGCTGAGGCCCTTCTGCCAGTCAAGGATGAGGCCGCAGCTAAGCAAGCCCGTCAGGCCCTGGCCAAGATTCAGGAGGAATGGGATCAGATTGGGTACGTGCCTCGTTCAGACATGCGCCGCATAGAGAGCCGCCTGGATGCAGTTGACCGGCAGATTAAGACGGTAGAAGAGGCGGCTTGGAAGAAGTCCGACCCTGAAGCCGACGCCCGCAAGTCCAGCTTCCAAACCCAGCTCGAATCTCAGCTGGCCGAGCTGGACCAGCAGATCGCTCAAGCCTCTGATCCGACCAAGAAGCAGGCCCTGGAAGCAGAAAAGGCTACCAAGGAGCAGTGGCTGAAAGCTATTCAGTAG
- a CDS encoding nucleotide pyrophosphatase, translating to MEDFPSAQDVMALAPTSTYGDELDRRGQALHLSSVLPAVSAALGAPVPTAVHTRPKALQAALGLPDASSAIVVLVDGLGYWNLQHRLGHAPYLRSLVNDPANARPIATCLPSTTTAAMGVFGTGTCPGLTGMAGYTQLNVDTGSLGQLIQFRDAPEPEDLQRQPTIFERLNEQGLRVTSSGLPKFAASGLTRAALRGTHYLGNKDPKARILAAARSAREPGLTYLYIRDVDKVGHALGWEGEDWAATLERVDDQLALLHRSAPKGTLVVIVADHGMVSADPACRFDLGQVPALQEGVKLVGGEPRQVMLYLDDEAELSSVAQRWQDVLGQHALVRTREQAISQGMFGPVEERVKPVIGDILVSALGAATIVDSRSQSEQAMHLPGVHGSQTYLETDIPCLIDLI from the coding sequence ATGGAAGATTTTCCCTCTGCGCAAGATGTTATGGCGCTCGCCCCCACCAGCACCTACGGGGACGAGCTGGACCGGCGGGGTCAGGCCCTGCACCTTTCATCCGTGCTGCCAGCGGTGAGCGCGGCCCTGGGCGCTCCAGTTCCTACAGCGGTTCATACTCGCCCCAAAGCCCTGCAGGCAGCTCTCGGCCTGCCCGATGCGTCGTCGGCCATCGTGGTGCTTGTGGACGGTTTGGGCTACTGGAATTTGCAACACCGACTGGGTCATGCTCCCTATTTGCGCAGCCTAGTCAATGACCCAGCGAACGCTCGTCCAATCGCCACCTGCCTGCCTTCCACCACAACGGCAGCCATGGGCGTGTTTGGTACGGGTACCTGCCCGGGATTGACCGGCATGGCGGGATACACTCAGCTCAATGTGGATACTGGCAGCTTGGGCCAGCTCATCCAATTCCGCGACGCTCCCGAGCCGGAGGACTTGCAACGGCAGCCCACTATTTTTGAGCGTCTGAATGAGCAGGGGCTCCGGGTCACATCATCGGGTTTGCCTAAATTCGCCGCTTCTGGGCTGACCCGTGCCGCCCTGCGTGGAACCCACTACCTGGGCAACAAAGACCCGAAAGCACGAATTTTGGCGGCTGCCCGGTCAGCCCGCGAGCCTGGTTTGACTTACTTGTACATTCGAGACGTGGATAAAGTGGGGCACGCCCTGGGATGGGAGGGCGAGGACTGGGCGGCTACCTTGGAGCGGGTGGACGACCAGTTGGCCCTCCTTCACCGCAGCGCTCCCAAGGGTACCCTGGTGGTCATTGTTGCCGACCACGGCATGGTCAGTGCTGACCCCGCTTGCCGCTTTGACCTGGGGCAGGTTCCGGCCCTGCAGGAGGGGGTAAAGCTGGTAGGGGGAGAACCCCGGCAAGTGATGCTCTACTTGGACGACGAGGCCGAGCTGTCGAGCGTGGCCCAGCGATGGCAGGATGTTTTGGGCCAGCACGCCCTGGTGCGCACCCGGGAGCAGGCCATAAGCCAAGGCATGTTTGGGCCGGTTGAGGAGCGGGTCAAGCCAGTCATTGGCGATATACTCGTCAGCGCTTTAGGAGCGGCAACCATCGTTGATTCGCGTTCTCAAAGCGAGCAAGCCATGCACTTGCCGGGTGTGCATGGCTCTCAAACTTACCTGGAAACCGACATTCCCTGCCTGATCGACCTCATCTGA
- the dut gene encoding deoxyuridine 5'-triphosphate nucleotidohydrolase: protein MAYDENYTEPEQVEVLVQTIGADGQPQAQGEGEAAASTYLRYAMEGDAGADLRTRVPVTLAPFERALVPTGIAIALPAGYVALVHPRSGLAVKQGVSVLNAPGTVDAGYRGEIKVPLINLDPLKTVSFEPGDRIAQLVIQRYVQARFVPADRLPGSERSGRGFGSTGL, encoded by the coding sequence ATGGCCTACGACGAGAACTATACCGAGCCTGAGCAAGTTGAGGTGCTGGTTCAGACTATCGGCGCTGACGGGCAGCCTCAAGCTCAGGGCGAGGGCGAGGCTGCTGCGTCTACCTATCTGCGCTATGCCATGGAGGGGGATGCCGGCGCTGACTTGCGCACTCGAGTGCCAGTGACGCTGGCCCCCTTTGAACGTGCGCTCGTGCCCACGGGTATAGCGATTGCCTTGCCAGCTGGGTACGTGGCTCTGGTGCATCCCCGCTCTGGCCTGGCGGTCAAGCAGGGAGTGAGCGTACTCAATGCGCCTGGAACCGTAGATGCGGGCTACCGGGGGGAAATTAAAGTGCCCCTTATTAACTTAGATCCACTGAAAACGGTGAGTTTTGAGCCGGGAGACCGCATTGCCCAGCTGGTGATTCAGCGCTACGTTCAGGCGCGTTTTGTGCCAGCTGACCGCTTGCCGGGTTCCGAGCGCAGCGGGCGAGGTTTTGGCTCTACAGGCCTGTGA
- the relA gene encoding GTP pyrophosphokinase has protein sequence MVAIEGRVCDNDVSRDGPSGFSSRALGCEISDDPLNPLQPIAQVCRAHHPDADLSMLPKAYERAVRQHSSQRRKSGEPYIIHPLAVAQILADLGMGPTVVSAGLLHDTVEDTDYSLEECRQEFGDTVAGLVDGVTKISKMDYGDLAQAETIRKMVVAMSRDVRVLVVKLADRVHNARTWRYVKASSAQRKARETLDVYAPLANRLGMNAIKTELEELSFKTLYPKIYNEIVVLVARRAGQRDVYLKQILDEIHQDLAAQGVQAYVTGRPKDYFSIYQKMIVRGHDFESIYDLVGVRIIVDSIRDCYAALGAVHARWSPVPGRFKDYIAMPKMNMYQSLHTTVVGPGGKPVEIQIRTWEMHRRAEFGIAAHWKYKENGQAGRQLSAPDKSDVKREQSELSEADNLKWIQQLADWTSETPDSNEFLGSLKDDLGAAEVYVFTPKGKIVSLPADSTPVDFAYAVHTEVGHRTMGARVNGRLVPLDTKLENGDTVEILTSKSETDGPSRDWLSFVKSPRARNKIRQWFSKERRSETIEEGRDELTRALRKRNLPVATLLTPESMVGVADELNFPNEEAVYAAIGDGQVSTQNVISRLVHDVGRSTLEDEVEQEALPLSQVSQSRSVSSSQGISVKGVDDVWVKLARCCTPVPGDKIVGFITRNQGVSVHRADCQNLIDLQKHHPERVVDVSWSSNQGTFMVKVQVEALDRPHLLSDITQVLADHGVNILSGSQTTGRDRVAVNQFVFEMADPQHLSTLLSAVRKIDGVFDAYRITGAKGSTSSRMRKV, from the coding sequence ATGGTCGCTATAGAAGGTAGGGTGTGCGACAACGATGTCAGCAGGGACGGGCCGAGTGGCTTTTCTTCGCGCGCCCTGGGTTGTGAGATTTCAGACGACCCGCTCAATCCCCTCCAGCCCATAGCGCAGGTCTGTAGGGCCCACCACCCCGATGCAGACCTCTCCATGCTCCCCAAGGCCTATGAGCGCGCTGTACGGCAGCACTCTAGCCAACGGCGCAAGTCCGGGGAGCCCTACATTATTCATCCGCTAGCGGTGGCGCAGATTTTGGCCGATTTGGGCATGGGGCCCACGGTAGTTTCGGCTGGCCTGCTCCACGACACTGTGGAGGACACGGATTATAGCCTGGAGGAGTGCCGTCAGGAGTTTGGCGACACGGTAGCTGGCCTGGTGGATGGGGTCACCAAAATTTCCAAGATGGACTATGGCGACCTGGCCCAGGCTGAGACCATTCGTAAGATGGTTGTGGCTATGAGCCGGGACGTGCGGGTTTTGGTGGTCAAACTGGCAGACCGCGTTCACAATGCACGCACCTGGCGCTACGTCAAGGCTTCCTCAGCCCAGCGCAAGGCCCGTGAGACCCTGGACGTGTATGCGCCGCTGGCCAATCGCCTGGGCATGAATGCGATCAAGACCGAGCTGGAAGAGCTGAGTTTTAAGACGCTCTACCCCAAGATTTACAACGAAATTGTGGTGCTGGTGGCTCGTAGGGCCGGCCAGCGAGACGTGTATTTAAAGCAAATTTTGGATGAGATTCACCAAGATTTAGCAGCTCAGGGCGTGCAGGCGTACGTGACGGGTCGGCCCAAGGATTACTTCTCTATCTATCAAAAGATGATTGTGCGCGGGCACGATTTTGAGAGCATTTACGACCTGGTGGGCGTGCGCATTATTGTGGATTCCATCCGTGATTGCTACGCGGCTTTAGGGGCTGTACATGCCCGCTGGAGCCCAGTTCCTGGGCGTTTTAAAGACTACATTGCCATGCCCAAGATGAACATGTACCAATCTCTGCACACCACGGTGGTGGGTCCGGGCGGCAAGCCTGTGGAGATTCAAATCCGGACCTGGGAGATGCACCGGCGGGCTGAGTTCGGCATCGCCGCCCACTGGAAGTACAAGGAAAATGGTCAGGCTGGCCGCCAGCTCTCTGCCCCCGACAAGTCGGATGTGAAACGCGAGCAGTCGGAGCTGAGTGAAGCCGACAATTTGAAGTGGATTCAGCAGCTGGCTGACTGGACCAGTGAAACGCCTGATTCCAATGAGTTCTTAGGCTCGCTCAAGGACGACCTCGGGGCCGCAGAAGTATACGTTTTTACGCCCAAAGGGAAAATTGTCTCCCTGCCGGCCGATTCTACGCCGGTGGACTTTGCGTACGCGGTCCACACCGAGGTGGGCCACCGGACCATGGGTGCGCGTGTCAACGGCCGCTTGGTGCCCCTGGACACCAAGCTGGAGAACGGTGACACGGTTGAGATTCTGACGTCTAAGTCGGAGACCGACGGCCCGTCGAGGGACTGGCTGAGTTTCGTGAAATCTCCGCGTGCCCGCAACAAGATTCGTCAGTGGTTCAGCAAGGAGCGCCGGTCGGAGACGATCGAAGAGGGGCGTGACGAGCTCACCCGGGCCCTGCGTAAGCGCAACCTGCCGGTCGCCACCCTGCTGACTCCTGAGTCGATGGTAGGTGTGGCCGATGAGCTCAACTTCCCCAACGAGGAAGCCGTGTACGCCGCCATTGGTGACGGCCAGGTCTCCACGCAGAACGTAATCTCCCGCCTGGTTCACGATGTGGGCCGCTCTACCCTGGAAGATGAAGTTGAGCAGGAGGCGTTGCCGCTCAGTCAGGTCAGCCAGAGTCGGTCCGTCTCGTCCTCTCAGGGCATCTCGGTCAAGGGTGTGGACGATGTGTGGGTCAAGCTAGCCCGCTGCTGCACGCCGGTGCCTGGCGACAAGATTGTTGGCTTCATCACGCGCAACCAGGGGGTCTCCGTGCACCGGGCTGACTGCCAGAACCTGATCGACCTGCAAAAGCACCATCCCGAGCGCGTGGTCGATGTGTCGTGGTCCAGCAATCAGGGCACGTTCATGGTCAAGGTTCAGGTTGAGGCCTTAGACCGCCCCCACCTGCTCTCCGACATCACCCAGGTACTGGCCGACCACGGGGTCAACATTCTCTCCGGCTCTCAGACGACCGGACGGGATCGGGTTGCGGTCAACCAGTTTGTGTTCGAGATGGCCGACCCCCAGCACTTGAGCACCTTGCTTTCGGCTGTGCGCAAGATTGACGGCGTGTTCGATGCCTACCGCATTACCGGAGCTAAGGGCTCCACTTCTTCGCGGATGCGAAAAGTTTGA
- the hisS gene encoding histidine--tRNA ligase, with amino-acid sequence MIDTLRHVFELNGFVGIETRAVEPGSSLLKKGETSKEIYLLSRLQEVGHEDGKPVEDRLGLHFDLTVPLSRYVVENSGHLAFPFKRYQIQKVWRGERPQEGRFREFVQADIDVIGNGELPDHYEVEVPLVMVSALEELRAYGLPKATVHANNRKLSEGFYRGLGLSDIEGVLREIDKLDKIGADEVTQLLVKECGASLQQAQACLELAQMTATSGAELTEGFNWLCSKHEISQESEAYQLAAQGLATLAMIVDEADRIRPGAVIADLKIARGLDYYTGSVYETFLEGAEGLGSICSGGRYDNLATQGSHTYPGVGLSIGLSRLLSYLLNQVGAHASRVSPASVLVAVWNEADRASSNHIADALRQRGIAADVAPTAAKIGKQIKYADHLGIPYVWFPAQAEAGESEPQGDQVKNIVTGEQVEASPVSWTPDSLYAQQQVVIGA; translated from the coding sequence ATGATTGACACGCTCAGGCACGTGTTTGAGCTCAATGGATTCGTGGGCATTGAGACACGAGCCGTTGAGCCAGGCTCCTCCCTGCTCAAAAAAGGCGAGACCAGCAAAGAGATTTATTTGCTCAGCCGTCTGCAAGAGGTGGGGCATGAGGACGGCAAACCAGTGGAGGACCGCTTGGGGCTCCACTTTGATTTGACGGTGCCCCTGTCTCGTTACGTGGTAGAGAACTCTGGCCACTTAGCTTTCCCCTTCAAGCGTTACCAGATTCAGAAGGTCTGGCGTGGTGAGCGCCCGCAGGAGGGTCGCTTCCGCGAGTTCGTGCAGGCTGACATCGATGTGATTGGCAACGGCGAACTGCCCGACCACTATGAGGTAGAAGTGCCGCTGGTCATGGTCTCTGCTCTGGAGGAGCTGCGGGCCTATGGGCTGCCCAAGGCCACGGTACACGCCAACAATCGCAAGCTCTCCGAGGGCTTCTACCGGGGCTTGGGATTGAGCGACATCGAAGGTGTCCTACGCGAGATTGACAAGCTTGATAAAATCGGCGCCGACGAGGTGACACAGCTGCTGGTCAAGGAGTGTGGTGCTAGCCTCCAGCAGGCTCAGGCCTGCCTCGAACTGGCGCAGATGACGGCCACTTCGGGCGCTGAGCTCACTGAAGGCTTCAACTGGCTGTGCTCCAAGCACGAGATTAGCCAGGAGAGTGAAGCATACCAGCTAGCGGCTCAGGGTCTGGCTACGTTGGCCATGATTGTGGACGAGGCCGACAGGATTCGCCCAGGCGCAGTCATTGCTGATTTGAAGATTGCCCGCGGCTTGGACTACTACACCGGATCCGTCTACGAGACCTTCTTGGAAGGTGCCGAGGGGCTCGGTTCGATATGCTCGGGCGGCCGCTACGACAACTTAGCCACCCAGGGTTCGCACACCTACCCAGGTGTGGGTCTTTCGATTGGCCTGTCCCGGCTCCTGTCCTACCTGCTCAACCAGGTGGGTGCCCACGCTTCGCGCGTTTCGCCAGCGAGCGTGCTGGTGGCCGTCTGGAACGAGGCTGACCGGGCGAGCAGCAACCACATTGCCGACGCCCTGCGCCAGCGGGGGATTGCCGCAGATGTGGCACCCACGGCCGCCAAGATTGGTAAGCAGATTAAGTATGCCGACCACTTGGGTATCCCCTATGTGTGGTTCCCTGCGCAGGCCGAGGCCGGTGAAAGCGAGCCCCAGGGCGACCAGGTGAAAAATATTGTTACTGGTGAGCAGGTTGAGGCCAGCCCCGTGTCGTGGACGCCAGATAGCCTATATGCCCAGCAGCAGGTAGTGATTGGGGCCTGA